From the genome of Pseudomonas sp. AB6, one region includes:
- the recF gene encoding DNA replication/repair protein RecF (All proteins in this family for which functions are known are DNA-binding proteins that assist the filamentation of RecA onto DNA for the initiation of recombination or recombinational repair.): MSLSRVTVTGVRNLHPVTISPSPRINILHGANGSGKTSVLEAIHLLGLARSFRSIRLLPVIQYEQPACTVFGQVELAEGGHSSLGISRDRQGDFQIRIDGQNAKSAAQLAEALPLQLINPDSFRLLEGAPKIRRQFLDWGVFHVEPRFMSTWQRLQKALRQRNSWLRHGTLDAASQAAWDRELCLASDEIDEYRRAYIKALKPVFEQTLSELVELEGLTLSYYRGWDKEKELSAVLASSLHRDQQMGHTQAGPQRADLRLRLGAHNASDILSRGQQKLVVCALRIAQGHLVSQARRGQCIYLVDDLPSELDEHHRRALCRLLEDLRCQVFITCVDHELLREGWQTETPVALFHVEHGRITQTHDHRE, encoded by the coding sequence ATGTCTCTTAGCCGCGTTACCGTCACTGGGGTGCGCAATCTGCACCCGGTGACAATCTCCCCCTCTCCTCGTATCAACATCCTTCACGGCGCAAATGGCAGTGGTAAAACCAGCGTTCTGGAAGCCATCCATTTGCTCGGCCTTGCGCGTTCCTTTCGTAGCATACGGTTACTGCCGGTCATCCAATACGAACAGCCCGCGTGTACAGTTTTTGGCCAAGTCGAATTGGCCGAAGGTGGGCATAGCAGTCTTGGTATTTCCCGTGATCGTCAAGGTGATTTTCAAATCCGCATCGATGGCCAGAATGCAAAAAGCGCTGCGCAATTGGCCGAGGCGCTTCCCCTGCAGTTAATCAATCCTGATAGCTTTCGCCTTCTAGAAGGCGCTCCGAAAATACGTCGACAGTTCCTCGACTGGGGAGTGTTCCACGTGGAACCTCGTTTTATGTCGACCTGGCAGCGCTTGCAGAAGGCCCTTAGGCAGCGGAACTCATGGCTCCGGCATGGTACACTCGACGCCGCTTCACAAGCCGCTTGGGACAGAGAACTGTGCCTCGCCAGTGATGAAATCGACGAGTATCGGCGGGCATATATCAAGGCCCTTAAACCAGTGTTCGAGCAAACCTTAAGTGAATTGGTTGAGCTCGAAGGTTTGACCTTAAGTTATTACCGCGGGTGGGATAAGGAAAAAGAGCTGAGTGCTGTGCTTGCCTCGTCCCTGCATCGCGATCAACAGATGGGCCATACACAAGCCGGGCCGCAACGAGCTGATTTGCGCTTGAGACTGGGCGCTCATAATGCTTCGGATATTTTATCCCGTGGTCAGCAGAAGTTAGTGGTCTGCGCATTGCGCATTGCTCAAGGACATTTGGTCAGCCAAGCACGGCGAGGCCAATGTATTTATCTGGTGGATGATTTGCCGTCCGAACTGGATGAGCATCACCGCCGCGCGCTTTGCCGTTTATTGGAAGACTTACGCTGCCAGGTGTTTATCACCTGTGTAGATCACGAATTATTGAGGGAAGGCTGGCAGACGGAAACGCCAGTCGCTTTGTTCCACGTGGAACATGGCCGTATTACCCAGACCCACGACCACCGGGAGTGA
- the dnaN gene encoding DNA polymerase III subunit beta, whose product MHFTIQREALLKPLQLVAGVVERRQTLPVLSNVLLVVQGQQLSLTGTDLEVELVGRVQLEEPAEPGEITVPARKLMDICKSLPNDALIDIKLDEHKLVVKAGRSRFTLSTLPANDFPTVEEGPGSLTFNLVQSKLRRLIERTSFAMAQQDVRYYLNGMLLEVSAGILRAVATDGHRLAMCSMTAEIEQADRHQVIVPRKGILELARLLTEQDGIVSIVLGQHHIRATTGEFTFTSKLVDGKFPDYERVLPKGGDKLVLGDRQALREAFSRTAILSNEKYRGIRLQLASGLLKIQANNPEQEEAEEEIGVDYTGGNLEIGFNVSYLLDVLGVMTTEQVRLILSDSNSSALVQESDNDDSAYVVMPMRL is encoded by the coding sequence ATGCATTTCACCATTCAACGCGAAGCCTTGTTGAAACCTCTGCAACTGGTCGCCGGCGTCGTAGAGCGCCGCCAGACCTTGCCGGTGCTTTCCAACGTGCTTTTAGTTGTCCAAGGGCAACAGCTTTCGCTGACAGGAACAGACCTGGAAGTCGAGCTGGTTGGTCGTGTTCAACTGGAAGAGCCAGCCGAGCCTGGGGAAATCACTGTCCCTGCTCGCAAGCTGATGGACATTTGTAAGAGCCTGCCCAACGATGCGTTGATTGACATCAAACTGGACGAGCACAAGCTTGTTGTTAAAGCAGGTCGTAGCCGTTTTACCTTGTCCACGCTGCCAGCCAATGATTTTCCAACGGTGGAAGAAGGTCCTGGCTCGCTGACCTTTAATTTGGTGCAAAGCAAATTGCGCCGATTGATCGAACGCACTAGCTTCGCCATGGCACAGCAAGACGTCCGTTACTACCTCAATGGGATGTTGCTGGAAGTCAGCGCGGGCATATTGCGTGCTGTTGCCACCGATGGCCACCGCTTGGCAATGTGCTCAATGACCGCCGAGATAGAGCAGGCGGATCGGCACCAAGTCATCGTGCCCCGCAAAGGTATCCTTGAACTTGCACGCTTACTGACTGAGCAGGACGGTATTGTCAGCATTGTTTTAGGTCAGCATCACATCCGCGCAACCACCGGTGAGTTTACTTTTACCTCTAAATTGGTTGATGGCAAATTTCCGGATTACGAACGTGTTCTGCCAAAAGGTGGTGACAAGTTGGTGTTGGGTGATCGGCAGGCATTGCGTGAGGCGTTCAGCCGTACCGCCATTTTGTCCAACGAAAAGTATCGCGGTATCCGCCTGCAATTGGCCAGTGGGCTTCTAAAGATCCAGGCTAACAACCCGGAGCAAGAAGAGGCCGAAGAAGAAATCGGTGTTGATTACACTGGCGGCAATCTGGAGATTGGTTTCAACGTTAGTTATCTGCTCGACGTATTAGGCGTGATGACCACCGAACAGGTGCGTTTGATTCTGTCCGATTCCAATAGCAGCGCACTGGTGCAGGAATCGGACAACGATGATTCTGCTTATGTTGTTATGCCGATGCGCCTGTAA